The Osmerus eperlanus chromosome 9, fOsmEpe2.1, whole genome shotgun sequence genomic sequence CCAATCGCGGGCCATCCCTGAAGCCAGCAGCAGGGGAGACACAGGCttatcaaacaggaagtggtcatcaatcagctgctgctgctctgcGTCTGTCATGTTTTTCAGAGCGTAGTACTTCCCCTTCAGATCGCCTGACAGGGAGTCCAGGGCTGCAGGAAGGGAACGATGCATTAGCGTGGTCTGAAATGCTGAACCAGGTAATGGGGTAAGACAATACAAAAGGACACCATAGGTCACTATCCAGATTTAAAGTTGGCTAGTGAAAAAGAGGTTAAAAATAGGATTGTGCGTACTAGTACTACCAAAGGCCACATTTCCCCTCTAGTCTATACCACCATTATCACGAGCCACTAGAGGGAGCCATCCACACTAACATGGTCTGGACACGCCCCACTGCAGTGTTGAAAGCAGAACTTAAAACAGATCGGTACCTTCAATGGAGAGTGTCTCaacaccccttctctctccacggcTGCAGTGGGGTGGCAGGCAGAACCCTCGGACGCTCCTGCCTGTTCGCACGCGAGAGCTGAGGACGTAGTTGGAATCCAGGTCATCACCACCCTAAAGGAAGAGACACCAAAGTCAACTCAAGGTTCATCACATGATATCGTGGAGAATTGAATGGGTCTCCCAAGAGACGGCGATGGGGCCTGGGGTACCTTCAGGTTGCTTGGGTTGAGGTCCGTCTTGTGCTTGTCTGAGGGCTTGTACCCTCCATGTCTGTCCTCGATGATGGGGTCCAGGAGCTCCTTGAAGACCTCGTAGGTCTCCTCGTCCCCAGCCACGCACCCCACCGTCATGATGAACGGGTGGCCTGGAGGGGGACGCCCACAACACGAGGTCAGATGGCACCGAATGGGGACATGAACGATGAcataacaacaaaaaacatcctCGCTACACTGAACTTGCTGAGGAGGAATATGTGTTGAATGCTCAGTCTACTGCCTCAGGATAGGTCAGTTTTACCAGGATTGTCAACCCCTGTCTGGATGACACCATCTACGGTGAATCCGTTGGGAGTGGCCCGCTCTCGTAGGGTCTTGTACATGTCCTTGGTTAAGACCTTGGCCATGTGATTGTTGTGCACACTAAGATCAGGGAACTCCTCCTCAAGTGAGAGCCgcttgatggtcagtttggacATCTTATCATTTCTAAACAGTAACAACAAAACACATTCTACAGGGTGAGGGGAAGCCAACTGTCATGCTCTCATGCAGAATTCAAGTTGTCACTAAGAGTTACTATTATTTATAGTAAGGAGTCACAGGCTTCTCACGCTTTATTGAGTCCACTGTTGTCAACAGGTATTTCGGTTTTGTTTTCATTCAAGTTCTTACTGCTTATTTCATTGGTGGGCCTCATCTTTAAATTGGCAAGATGAAGCCATTGGCATCATTCAAAGGACTTGCGTCCCTCATAATGACAAGTCATGCAATGACATGTCACATGCCTCGAGATATCAGCAAGGTCATTATGCAAAAGTTGATCCCTCCCTGAGGTCGGAGCGCTTTTTCCGATTTTGCTCGCCTGAAACGCCCTGCTAAACGTACTACGAGACGCAGAGCAGATGGCTTGATGGTTGAAAGCCGTTTGGGTCTTTACCTGGGTTATCAATCCCGGTTTGAATGACATCATCCACTGTAAATCCACTGGGCGTTTGTTTGCTCCTCAGGCGCTCGTACATGGCCGGAGTCATCACCTTGGCCATGTGATTATTGTGCTGGCTCAGGTCTGGGTACTCCTTGTCAGAAGCGTACTTCAGCTTCATCGCGTTGTGGGTATTACCGAACGGCATGGCTGATCCCTGGCAGCACCAGAGAGTGAGGGGATAGTTGGTGAAATGTATGTTGTAGTGCAAAAGCCACACAGTCACAGGGTCGTGAAACACGAATTTAGCTGTAGATGTGAGATCACGTGAATTATGTTTTCGTGTAAAGGAATGGGAATTAACCACAATTATGAAGTAAGTCTACTATTAAATATGTAAGTCTACTGAAAATACAATGGGTGCATTTAATAAAGTATTCAAATAGAATAGCCTAATGAACAGTCCGGTACACAAAAGAAAGATTAGGACTAGTATTAGTACAGGAGATGCCTGTAAAGACTTAGCTAGGCTATGTGTTAAATGTAATTAGCATGCACATTAATGTAAAAGAAACAGAATATGGTAGGCTGGAGGCAATACGCATCAGTCGCATTACACTTTTATAGATTTGGTCAACACACGGTTTTCTATAAGAGTGGGGTAGGCTACAGACAAAATGACGTCTCAGATTACTGATTTTGGGTTAAAGGGAGCTAAATTTCCGTAGTTTACTCAGAACAGTGTGAAACAATTAATTAGAATAAAGTGTCCTACCGTTTGTTGCTGCTGTTGACTACTACTACTAGTGGATGATACAAAGATCCCTATTTTTCCGGTTGTTGGAGCTTACACCAACTATCCTGCGGCTCTGATGGGAGATGATCTTGAGATGTTTTTTTATAGTAGACCAGCTCTGCTCCCATTGGCCAGTATTTGCAGTCCATTCATTCTATTGGATGACTATGCAAGAAACTTGGAAACATTTTCTAAGACTTCCACTCTGTTGCAAATTGACGACCAAACTTAGACGTTTTTAACTAAATTGCATCTCATGTGAATGTAATTTCTTTAAATGGTCCATATAAAATGTTGCAGCTTTAAGTTACCCGCTGTGGATGCACGCATATGCACAGGTGGCCAGTCTTTAATACAGGTTTATTCAGTTGATGGAATTTTACAACTGATGTATTGCATGACACCCATGTGTTTTATGTGGAGGTACTACTATCCAGTGACACTCGTTCCAGTGATTACAACGTCATCATTCAGAGACAAAATTCACTTTGCCAACGTTTAAGCCCATCCTCACAGCGCAGCTTTTGCGCCATTAGCAGATTTACACGACATCTTTACAGCCTAACTGGCTGATCTACCTCGTCAAAAGAGTCAGAATGGTCGTAGTCTGATCCGCCTTTGCTCAGTTATCACGCTCCTCAACAAGACCACGTGTGTGAGTTTAGAAACAATTCCATTCATTTCCCCCTGTAAATACAATATATGTACTGAGTCTTCAGAAATAGAACCTTGCTTGCTAGCTAACTTTATCGGAGGCAAGCTCATCATTTTCACATCTGTTTTTGAACAAGATCTTTTTTTTAACACGGTGGGTTTTTTAAATAATGCGAAGGTTACAGTAACTAGCTAGCGTTAGGCAGCAAGTTGAGATAGCTCTACCTACTGTAATAGTACGGtagtagctacagtagctaacgACTTTTAACATACATCTCTTGGCTATTTGGAACCAGCATAAGCTTGTACAGTAAGCTATTATAAGCTTGTAAACTATTTCGCTAACTACAGTACTAGTAGCTAACTGTCAACAGTAGTGCAGTGTTAACGTGTTACTTGTGATTACTATTAGTACAGTACTACTGTACTGAGCTAACGAACTGTCAACAAATTGTAAATGTTTTCTATCTGGCTAAACTTGgctactgtatactgtacagtagttaAGGTTGGTTACTGACTCGTTTTGACGTAAAAAGACCGGACACGCAACGTTTTTATTCGGGAGGTCAGTTTGATCAAGCCCATCCAATTTCCAATGTAGTCGCTAcagagtactgtactgtagctagttctACACATGTTAGCTAATCACAATATGTTTAAAAaagagttagctagctaactactagtaCCTGTCCAGCTGCAGTACAGTACTTGGCAAATAAAAATGGATTATAGCTAGACTAACTGTACTGTAGACCTACTACTGTAGTACAGTAGCTCTACAGTAGAGCTAGGCTAATTTTTAATTAAGTGGAGTGTACTGTAGCCTATTCAAGATTGTTTTTGAAAACGTTGACATGAATTACATGAGCAAGAAATCGCCTAAATATGTCAGGATTAATGAACTTCAGTTATTCACTTACAGTTTCTCCATTTGGCTCGACATGGCTTCCTTTCAAGTAGAAGAAATCAAATCACAAAGTGAATTCCACTTTGAAAATATGCTGGGTCGAAATTGAATGATGCGTGTTTCAATTCAAAACAAGAAATGCGCTGGCACATTCTATTTATTTTTAACACCCACGCGAATGTTCTGGAAAACGGCCTACTGTGTTAGAACAGTTAGGAACAACTTTACCATTACAGCTGTGACACAGTACCCTCCCCATAAAAAAAAGATGGATAATCATTTATAATAAATGACTGAAATACCAATCAACCTCTATATCGATCAATACAATTCAACCTTTTCTAAGACTGTAGAGATCACTGATCAAATTGCCACTGGAGTGAAACATTGACTCTTTCCTTTGCTTTCTCAGTAGATCGAAAGTGGTACAAGGCATTCCATGAGTTTCGTGGAGTATTCAGAGCTCATCAAGGAGGGTGATGTTGCCATCATCTACCTGGGTCATGAATCCATGATGCCAGTCAGAGTACAGAAGGGTGCCCAGACGCAAACACGTTATGGAGTCATCCGCCACTCAACAGACTTGGTTGGCCAGAGATTTGGTTCAAAGGTCACCTGTAGCAAAGGCGGCTGGGTGTATGTGCTGCACCCCACCCCAGAGCTGTGGACCCTTAACTTGCCCCACCGCACCCAGATTCTTTACACCACAGACATCGCAAACATCACCATGATGCTGGAGTTGAAGCCAGGGTCGTTTGTCTGCGAGTCAGGTGAGAGAAACTCGAAATGTTTACTTTATTGTAGAAAACATCTTTATTCTTTTGTTCCCTACAATCATAGGAAGGCCAGTCCTGATGTCATCTCTTCAACTCCGATAACCCCTCTCACCCTAGTAGGCACTTTGCCTTTTCTGTCCACAGACCTAGCGATTATTTCCACAGCCAGTCCTGACCTCCAGATACCCACTTGTCTATTTGAAACCCGCCCTGTGTTAAAATTATTCCACGAGGCAAGAGATGGTGTGGGAAGGCATGTTGCAAGTATCACAGCCATCTAATGGTGCTTGCGTACATTTGTTTTCGCAATATCATAATCAACCAGTTTATGCATAGTTAGCCCGTTCTAAAAGGTTGCCTGTACGGCAGGAGTTTTCCGTGTTGCGGATGTCTGGATGCTGCATGTGCCGCATTGCTTCAgcagcccctcccctcagcctggAGGTTATTGATGGGAtgctgttgagtgtgtgtgtgtgtgtcccagacgTGATGTCAATGAACAAACTGCCTAGTCAGCTTCCCCTCCGGCCCTCTCTCCCGGAACATGGGGGGCCGCAACATGTCTGCAGTGATGTCACGTTCCTCTGCCTGCTCCGATGCGGACGCGTCCGGTAAAAACGCTGGCTCATGCCTCGTTCTCACGTGCAGCCAGGCCGACGCAGAGTCACTGTGTCACTTTCTGAAGTGTTTGGAGTCGTGAAATGGATCCCCAAGTTCCGCCATCATCCTGTTAATGATccttgtaaatgcatttagGCTACATGATTCTTATTTGTGAAAGCCTGCACTATTACTAGAGTGCTTGTCTCGTTAGGTCTTTTATTCTTTCGTTCTTTAATCTTCACCCATTATCTGCTCACACATCAAATTTGATGACTGAATTCAACTGGTAAGTTATCAATTAAGTTCTGCACTGCGGTATATCAGGAGATCAACTTAAATGAGTTGGTCTAAGATTTATTGCGGGAACTCTCCAGATGCACAGTGCTTAGCTGTGATGAGCATTTAGAGGACACCGTGTTGAAGTGGGCAGGCATAATCATGTAGATAACCCAGCGTCCCGTTGCAGATTGCCGGCTCTGCTGATTAGACTACCAGAGCGTTGGGAATAGaggccctcctgctcccccagtCTGGTGGTAACCCTGTGGGGCTGGACATGGATCTGAGGGAGgtcctgtgtgtgagatgggAAGACACTGGTTCCAGTTCTGCAGACTCCTCAGACAGTTGGCCTCACAAACGGCgttgtctctgtttctgtcttaaTTGAGAGGATGAGGCTTTCCCCCTGACTGAAGGAACTCTTGTTGTAGCCACTGTAGAGGAACATTCTGCTGGAAACAGGCCTACTGTGTCCTAGGTACAGAGACCCATGGAGCTGTGTGTTGTCCTGGGCTGGGTTAAGGTTGCAGGTCTCCATGGGAGACGATGGAAACCATGTTTGGAATTTTAGTACTCGGACCaaactcccctcccctgctaggTTTGTGGTGTGTTGAGGACGGCTGCTTGAGTAGTCATGGACGACACTAAGCAGAGTTGTGTGACTGTCTTTGCCTACCAACTGTGACTTTATCTGAaacccacacagagacagattaCTCGGCCTTTCCGTTCCTCTCATATCTCACTCTTGTCTCCTTGTTTAcagtgttctctctttctctcccttactttctctctctcacccttactctctctcccttactctctctcttactctccctctcccctcttccgtGCCCCCCAGACTCTGACGTCAGTCATCCGGTCGAGTGGCATGGCGTTTAGCAAGTCAAAGTGGCGCTGTGGGATAAACATTGGCTCCTTTGTTGCCATGAGAACAAAAGCAGCAGTGACGCAATatcaggagggtgaggaggaggatgatggggcGCAGTAGCCTGTCGCCGTTTCTCCCTGCTCAGAccgctggtcatgtgaccaccTCAGAAACATACACGCCAACACAAGGACAGGTATTGTACTGGCCTTATGACAGCGCTGTGAGGTTCACTACATCAGATGTTGCATTGAGTTTTGCCTCGATCACGTGACGGTACCTGTAAATATGTTGGCGTGATTGTCTTTCCTTAACGCTCCAAAACCCAGTTTGTCTGTGTCTTGTGACACCTACCAATAACTAACCCAATGCCACAGGACTTGTATTACAGGGATAGATGCTGCCAAATGGAGCACAGATTCACAAAGAACTGTGTATCTGTGCCTGTTACAAACGGCAACTTAACATGAAGTAACCCAGAGACCTCTGGATGGTCCGCAGGTACGGGCAGCGGGTCGCTGTCCCACGCCATCCTGCGTACCATCGCGCCCACGGGCCACCTGCACACGGTGGAGTTCCACCAGCAGCGCGCTGAGAAGGCCGGCGAGGAGTTCAGGGACCACGGCGTGGGACACCTGGTCACCGTCCGCAACCAGGACGTCTGCAAGGAGGGCTTCGGCGTGACGGGCGTGGCGGACGCCGTCTTCCTAGACATCCCCTCCCCCTGGGAGGCCGTCTGCCACGCCCGGGCCGCGATGAAGAAGCAGGGtaagagtgtgtggggggggtcttgTTTTACCCTTGTAAGGACTAAATGAACTCAGAAGTATAGTGAAACATTAAAAACTTGACCTTGTGGGGCTCTTTTGCTGGGCCCCACAATATGCTTAAGATGCCTTTTTTCTGGGGGTCTTgatgtaaaagttagtgagccTAAAGTAGGGGTTAAGATTAGGGTTAAGGGTTAATAATGGTTAGAGAGAACCACATTTTTAGTGGGAGTGAATGGTCTTGCCCCACCAGGATGGAAAAACAGTCCCAGCCTCTTAACGGGGATTCAATTATTTTGAGGTAATTATGATAAAAGAAAAGAATGCGACACTAAATCCTGGTTACACTGGAGCAGAGCCCAGCCCTTTCTCTGGCTGGCAT encodes the following:
- the ckba gene encoding creatine kinase, brain a isoform X1, which gives rise to MSSQMEKLNDKMSKLTIKRLSLEEEFPDLSVHNNHMAKVLTKDMYKTLRERATPNGFTVDGVIQTGVDNPGHPFIMTVGCVAGDEETYEVFKELLDPIIEDRHGGYKPSDKHKTDLNPSNLKGGDDLDSNYVLSSRVRTGRSVRGFCLPPHCSRGERRGVETLSIEALDSLSGDLKGKYYALKNMTDAEQQQLIDDHFLFDKPVSPLLLASGMARDWPDGRGIWHNDTKTFLVWVNEEDHLRVISMQQGGNMKEVFNRFCTGLTKIETLFKDKGHSFMWNEHLGYVLTCPSNLGTGLRAGVHVKLPNLSKNAKFEEVLKRLRLQKRGTGGVDTAAVGGVFDISNADRLGFSEVELVQMVVDGVKLLVEMEKKLEKGQSIDDIMPAQK
- the trmt61a gene encoding tRNA (adenine(58)-N(1))-methyltransferase catalytic subunit TRMT61A, giving the protein MSFVEYSELIKEGDVAIIYLGHESMMPVRVQKGAQTQTRYGVIRHSTDLVGQRFGSKVTCSKGGWVYVLHPTPELWTLNLPHRTQILYTTDIANITMMLELKPGSFVCESGTGSGSLSHAILRTIAPTGHLHTVEFHQQRAEKAGEEFRDHGVGHLVTVRNQDVCKEGFGVTGVADAVFLDIPSPWEAVCHARAAMKKQGGRVCSFSPCIEQVQRTCEALGEEGFEDISTLEVLLKVHDVRTVSLPLPDFGTDAPPKIFSDPTGEGPPPAAPSNASVFCKTTTAPREMPGHTGYLTFATKPRG
- the ckba gene encoding creatine kinase, brain a isoform X2; the encoded protein is MPFGNTHNAMKLKYASDKEYPDLSQHNNHMAKVMTPAMYERLRSKQTPSGFTVDDVIQTGIDNPGHPFIMTVGCVAGDEETYEVFKELLDPIIEDRHGGYKPSDKHKTDLNPSNLKGGDDLDSNYVLSSRVRTGRSVRGFCLPPHCSRGERRGVETLSIEALDSLSGDLKGKYYALKNMTDAEQQQLIDDHFLFDKPVSPLLLASGMARDWPDGRGIWHNDTKTFLVWVNEEDHLRVISMQQGGNMKEVFNRFCTGLTKIETLFKDKGHSFMWNEHLGYVLTCPSNLGTGLRAGVHVKLPNLSKNAKFEEVLKRLRLQKRGTGGVDTAAVGGVFDISNADRLGFSEVELVQMVVDGVKLLVEMEKKLEKGQSIDDIMPAQK